In Dysgonomonadaceae bacterium zrk40, one genomic interval encodes:
- the ltrA gene encoding group II intron reverse transcriptase/maturase produces MIEQVINRHNMMRALQQVRQNKGSAGVDRMPVSELYDHLTKNRESIGQSLLNGTYLPQPILGVEIPKGNGKTRLLGVPTVVDRMLQQAVGQVLANRFEMEFEDYSYGFRPNKNALQAVLKALEYINNGYQDIVDIDLKSFFDEVDHCILLQLLYRKVKCPLTLRLIRKWLRAPILINGKLVKRRKGVPQGSPLSPILSNIMLDELDKELDRRGLKSVRYADDFSIYCKSQWQARKTGNEIFLFLKSKLHLPINREKSGIRRPVNFSLLGYGFVPTYKKGEKGKYQLVVSGKGWKNLKLKLKAITRKTTPASFDERIHKLKEVQRGWLQYYRMASIQEKLKDVDGWVRNRLRCCIWKQWKKSERRRKNLIRLGVDLEHAYSHSRSRMGTWAVACSPILKTTITVERLQQRGYEPMFTYYQKIAPFLNEPLYT; encoded by the coding sequence TTGATCGAGCAAGTGATTAACCGTCACAACATGATGCGTGCATTGCAACAGGTCAGGCAGAACAAAGGTTCGGCAGGAGTTGACCGGATGCCTGTAAGCGAACTATACGACCACCTGACAAAGAACAGGGAAAGTATAGGGCAATCATTGTTAAATGGCACTTACCTGCCACAACCCATTTTGGGGGTAGAGATACCCAAGGGAAATGGGAAGACACGTCTTTTAGGTGTGCCTACCGTGGTTGACCGAATGCTTCAACAAGCCGTAGGGCAAGTTTTAGCCAACCGGTTCGAAATGGAATTTGAGGATTACAGTTATGGATTTCGCCCGAATAAGAATGCCCTGCAAGCGGTACTCAAAGCATTGGAGTATATAAACAATGGTTATCAGGATATAGTAGACATTGACCTGAAGAGCTTCTTTGACGAAGTAGACCACTGCATTTTGCTGCAATTGTTGTATCGCAAGGTAAAATGCCCGCTTACGCTGCGTCTTATCCGCAAATGGCTGCGAGCGCCGATTTTAATCAACGGGAAGTTAGTCAAACGCCGAAAAGGAGTACCACAGGGCAGTCCGCTGAGCCCGATTCTCTCCAATATCATGTTAGATGAATTGGATAAAGAATTAGACAGACGTGGATTAAAGTCTGTCCGCTATGCTGACGACTTTAGCATTTATTGCAAAAGCCAATGGCAAGCCCGCAAAACAGGCAACGAGATCTTTCTCTTTCTAAAGAGTAAACTACACCTGCCTATTAATCGGGAGAAAAGTGGAATCCGTCGCCCCGTAAACTTTTCGCTATTAGGATATGGTTTTGTGCCCACTTACAAAAAGGGGGAAAAAGGCAAATACCAGCTGGTGGTAAGCGGCAAAGGATGGAAAAACCTGAAACTAAAACTCAAAGCCATCACCCGAAAAACCACACCCGCCAGTTTCGATGAGCGTATCCACAAACTGAAAGAAGTACAGCGAGGCTGGCTTCAATACTACCGCATGGCAAGTATCCAGGAAAAACTCAAAGATGTGGATGGGTGGGTGCGTAACCGGTTACGTTGCTGTATCTGGAAACAATGGAAGAAATCCGAACGAAGACGGAAAAACCTGATACGTTTGGGCGTTGACCTTGAACACGCATACAGCCACAGCCGTAGCCGAATGGGTACATGGGCGGTCGCCTGTAGCCCTATTTTGAAAACCACCATCACGGTGGAACGTCTGCAACAACGCGGTTACGAACCTATGTTTACTTATTATCAGAAAATTGCTCCATTTCTTAACGAACCGCTGTATACGTGA
- a CDS encoding ATP-binding protein encodes MAEYKIGKVINVSSDLIDISLYNFSDSDETVYGVPDNMNVIIDTPIGPTPVLIGQPGTFVLVAIPNGTLLSMITDISMKEVSTLNGEIKKAENSNEYLIQSPLRIISVIPVGTIDTSGKFERGTDLLPTVNNDVFAVLPDVIDKVYESFAEGNFSIGELSLLKDQEAKINLDSFLSRHAAVLGQTGGGKSWTVASLLQSISTFPKSTVVLFDLHGEYKTAFGDYAEYINAGDLEFPYWLMKSDELLGLMVDRAESAAPNQIAKFKELLQAAKENHAENQTLDIPKITIDTPVHFDFTNIIDEFRRLDVQMVPGATAGRLIKGPLNGDFTRLLMRIDSRLNDKRYDLIFNPVTYNTSASMEGLFRKILGEESNPKKIVVIDLSSIPFDVRNSIISLILRCMFDFAYWYKKVNLKAYPISVFCDEAHIYFNDKDPNSEAARLSAERIAKEGRKYGISLTVISQRPREVSATILSQCNSFLCMRISNPEDQSYVKSLLPDSIRGIVSMFSNLRRGECTLLGDSVIMPTRIKIRKPDPTPNSDDTSFYKEWNSPYEKIEFNPVLNAWRKQQVE; translated from the coding sequence ATGGCAGAATACAAAATTGGAAAAGTTATTAACGTCTCATCTGACCTGATTGATATATCTCTTTATAATTTTTCAGATTCTGATGAAACGGTTTACGGTGTACCAGATAACATGAACGTAATAATTGATACACCAATTGGGCCAACACCTGTTTTGATTGGTCAACCTGGCACATTTGTTTTGGTTGCAATTCCAAATGGAACTTTACTTTCAATGATTACTGATATTTCAATGAAAGAAGTATCCACATTAAATGGCGAGATTAAAAAAGCAGAAAATTCTAATGAATATCTAATTCAAAGTCCGCTTAGAATTATTTCTGTAATTCCTGTCGGAACAATAGATACTTCTGGAAAGTTTGAAAGGGGAACAGACCTTCTCCCGACAGTAAACAACGATGTATTTGCAGTTTTGCCAGATGTAATTGATAAAGTCTATGAATCGTTTGCAGAAGGAAATTTTTCAATTGGTGAACTCTCTTTACTTAAAGATCAAGAAGCAAAAATTAATCTTGATTCATTTCTTTCAAGACACGCAGCCGTGTTAGGACAAACAGGTGGCGGAAAATCGTGGACTGTAGCTTCTTTACTTCAAAGTATTTCTACATTTCCTAAATCTACAGTTGTACTTTTTGATCTTCATGGAGAATATAAAACAGCTTTTGGCGACTATGCAGAATATATAAATGCGGGTGATTTAGAATTTCCTTATTGGCTTATGAAAAGTGATGAACTTTTAGGATTAATGGTGGATAGAGCAGAATCTGCTGCACCAAACCAGATAGCGAAATTTAAAGAGTTACTTCAAGCTGCAAAAGAAAATCACGCTGAAAACCAAACATTAGATATTCCTAAAATTACTATTGATACGCCTGTCCATTTTGACTTTACTAATATTATTGATGAATTTAGACGGTTAGATGTTCAAATGGTCCCCGGAGCAACTGCTGGAAGATTGATAAAAGGTCCGCTAAATGGTGATTTTACTCGTCTATTAATGAGAATTGATTCAAGACTGAATGACAAAAGATATGACTTGATATTTAATCCTGTCACATATAATACATCGGCTTCAATGGAAGGACTTTTTCGTAAAATTTTAGGTGAAGAATCAAATCCCAAGAAAATAGTTGTTATAGACCTAAGTTCAATCCCATTTGATGTTCGAAATTCGATAATATCCTTAATCCTAAGATGTATGTTTGATTTTGCTTATTGGTATAAGAAAGTGAATTTAAAAGCTTATCCAATTTCTGTATTTTGCGACGAAGCACATATATACTTTAATGACAAAGACCCAAATTCAGAAGCCGCAAGATTATCAGCCGAGAGAATTGCAAAAGAAGGAAGAAAATATGGAATAAGTTTGACTGTAATAAGTCAAAGACCTAGAGAAGTTTCAGCTACAATTTTATCACAGTGCAATTCATTTCTTTGCATGAGAATTTCAAATCCCGAAGATCAATCGTATGTAAAAAGTTTATTGCCTGATTCAATTAGAGGGATTGTAAGTATGTTTTCAAATCTAAGAAGAGGTGAATGTACTCTATTAGGCGATTCAGTAATCATGCCGACCAGAATTAAAATACGCAAACCTGATCCAACACCAAACAGCGATGACACTTCATTTTACAAGGAATGGAATTCGCCATATGAAAAAATAGAATTCAACCCTGTATTAAATGCATGGAGAAAACAACAAGTTGAATGA
- a CDS encoding SIR2 family protein, whose translation MTYQLTIDVLEKLNSTEIKLIEKILKAEGLNLNVSKGEPDIEIISDKLNQAKARGGYAGVNLLIDSIRKQIVSVISEIANPNLEWHVNFLNGLKKRMQHRNESVWIFTTNYDLLFEFAASIVKIPIFNGFEGIAQRFFDIERLELTYGKIKPNRTFEQLNEPHINLIKLHGSTSWFKESNNIIESFSPEKTENRCMILPKRTKVIETLESPYDKLFRYASSVIGKQCKFIVSCGYSYRDKHINDILFSSKLRDNSIRVFALSKDETPEIIQLKDNPSFHYMVSNKLHYNGKDTDGIFDLWDFKKFIELFN comes from the coding sequence TTGACTTATCAATTAACAATTGACGTATTAGAAAAACTTAATTCTACTGAAATTAAGTTGATTGAGAAGATCCTTAAAGCAGAAGGACTTAATCTTAATGTTTCTAAAGGAGAACCTGATATTGAAATAATTTCAGACAAATTAAATCAAGCAAAAGCAAGAGGTGGCTATGCCGGAGTCAATTTGTTAATTGATTCCATTAGAAAACAAATTGTTAGTGTAATAAGTGAAATTGCTAATCCTAATCTTGAATGGCATGTAAATTTTCTAAATGGATTAAAAAAACGCATGCAACATAGGAATGAATCGGTTTGGATTTTTACAACTAATTATGATTTGTTATTCGAATTTGCTGCATCTATCGTAAAAATTCCAATATTCAATGGATTTGAAGGAATAGCCCAAAGGTTTTTTGATATTGAAAGGCTAGAACTTACTTATGGCAAAATAAAACCAAATAGGACATTTGAACAACTTAATGAACCACACATTAATCTGATTAAGCTGCATGGTTCAACATCTTGGTTCAAAGAGAGTAATAACATTATTGAATCATTTTCACCTGAAAAAACGGAAAATAGATGTATGATTTTACCCAAAAGGACAAAGGTTATTGAAACTCTTGAATCCCCCTACGATAAGCTTTTCAGATATGCGTCATCAGTTATTGGAAAGCAATGTAAATTTATTGTTTCATGTGGATATAGTTATCGTGATAAACATATAAACGACATTCTTTTTAGCTCTAAACTTCGAGATAACTCAATTCGAGTTTTTGCATTGTCTAAAGATGAAACTCCCGAGATCATACAATTAAAAGACAATCCAAGTTTTCATTATATGGTTAGCAATAAATTACATTATAATGGAAAAGATACAGACGGCATCTTTGACCTTTGGGATTTCAAAAAATTTATCGAATTATTTAATTAA
- a CDS encoding 3'-5' exonuclease, giving the protein MYLFFDTETTGLPRNWKAPVTDLNNWPRLVQLAYLFYDKNGNKISAGDYIVKPEGFTIPIETSRIHGISTERAIREGKPLIDVLQKFQSMIEQAEYLVAHNMSFDEKIVGAEFLRNKMSDGVAPKRKICTMQSTTNFCAIEGPYGYKWPKLSELHYKLFRTGFEEAHNAAVDINATAKCFWELKRLGKI; this is encoded by the coding sequence ATGTACCTATTTTTTGACACCGAAACAACTGGACTTCCAAGAAACTGGAAAGCACCTGTAACAGATTTGAACAATTGGCCTAGACTTGTTCAATTAGCTTATTTATTTTACGATAAAAACGGGAATAAAATTTCTGCCGGAGATTATATTGTTAAACCAGAGGGTTTTACAATACCTATAGAAACTTCTCGTATTCACGGCATTTCAACAGAACGTGCTATTAGAGAAGGAAAACCATTAATAGATGTTTTGCAAAAATTTCAATCTATGATAGAACAAGCAGAATATTTGGTTGCACACAATATGAGTTTTGATGAAAAAATTGTTGGTGCTGAATTTTTGAGAAATAAAATGTCCGATGGTGTAGCACCTAAAAGAAAGATTTGTACAATGCAAAGCACGACTAATTTTTGCGCAATCGAAGGACCTTATGGTTATAAATGGCCTAAACTTTCTGAATTGCATTATAAACTTTTTAGAACTGGTTTTGAGGAAGCTCATAATGCTGCAGTTGATATTAATGCTACTGCAAAATGTTTTTGGGAATTGAAACGGCTTGGAAAAATTTAA
- a CDS encoding ATP-binding protein, which translates to MDNFTFNISLSVLNHLGRNLYRNFITVLGEAISNSWDADAKNVWIYIDRENNHLIIKDNGDGMTSDDFQNKFLKIGYSKRKDGADKTNLHRPFIGRKGIGKLALLSCAKRIHILSKTAETEFVGGVIDNSGLDNAIHDDLTPQQYPLETVNTELFGKHLDDFKKGTIIYFEDINDGIKNRIEYIRKLIALFFRFSLIDDSFKISLNDDPITLNELNDLSQSTQFVWQINSIEDPYLKEKVSPTLEHIKRYEKLTSPLNISGFIASVKKPEYLKIRNTQEKVTLDLYVNGRLRETNLLKHIPTTRIVESYTYGQIHFNSLDGEKDRFTSSREGVISDDPLFQSLLSELKDNIMKRIIEDWDNWRVELRQDGDSENTTRMTKKERKSKELVNTISDEFVPTKESIYRSKVDEWLESLSKDAEFNVTTYAECFISENLLRNYINHKPVPLSPEAISESKKWRDKEEANKNTANISFDLRQSKEDLVYLDMDNLANLIEKVDPLKQAGLSRDAKEYKPIRDAMAHTALLTQNAKQRLNSTYENIKARIKKILG; encoded by the coding sequence ATGGATAATTTTACCTTCAATATATCATTGAGCGTTCTCAACCACTTGGGGCGGAACTTATACCGAAACTTTATTACAGTTCTTGGAGAAGCAATTTCAAATTCTTGGGATGCTGATGCTAAAAATGTTTGGATATATATTGACAGGGAAAACAATCACCTAATTATAAAGGATAATGGTGACGGGATGACATCAGATGATTTTCAAAACAAGTTTCTGAAAATCGGTTACTCAAAACGAAAAGATGGAGCGGATAAGACAAACTTACATAGACCTTTCATTGGACGAAAAGGCATTGGAAAACTTGCCCTATTATCTTGTGCAAAAAGGATTCATATATTATCAAAGACAGCGGAAACTGAATTTGTTGGGGGAGTGATTGATAATTCAGGGTTAGATAATGCTATACACGATGATTTAACTCCACAACAATATCCATTAGAAACTGTAAATACCGAACTCTTTGGAAAACACCTTGATGATTTTAAAAAGGGAACGATTATCTATTTTGAAGACATAAACGATGGGATTAAAAATAGAATTGAATACATCAGAAAACTTATTGCTCTGTTTTTCAGATTCTCACTAATTGACGATTCTTTTAAAATATCTCTCAATGATGACCCGATTACCTTGAATGAATTAAATGATTTATCACAAAGCACTCAATTTGTTTGGCAAATAAATTCGATTGAAGACCCATATTTAAAAGAGAAAGTTTCGCCAACCCTTGAACATATAAAAAGATATGAAAAGCTTACATCACCATTAAATATTAGTGGTTTTATAGCTTCTGTAAAAAAACCTGAATATTTGAAAATTAGGAACACACAAGAAAAAGTGACTTTAGATTTATATGTAAATGGAAGATTAAGAGAAACCAACTTACTAAAACATATACCAACAACACGAATAGTTGAAAGCTATACTTATGGGCAGATTCACTTTAATAGTTTAGATGGTGAAAAAGACAGGTTTACAAGTAGTCGCGAAGGAGTAATTTCTGATGATCCTCTTTTTCAATCACTACTCAGTGAACTAAAAGACAATATAATGAAAAGAATTATAGAAGATTGGGATAATTGGCGGGTAGAATTAAGACAAGATGGTGATTCAGAGAATACAACTCGAATGACCAAAAAAGAAAGAAAGTCAAAAGAATTAGTAAATACAATCTCAGACGAATTCGTTCCAACCAAAGAATCAATTTATCGAAGTAAAGTTGACGAATGGCTTGAAAGCCTAAGTAAAGACGCTGAATTTAATGTTACAACTTATGCAGAATGTTTTATTAGTGAAAACCTACTTCGTAATTATATAAATCACAAACCTGTTCCTTTATCACCAGAAGCGATTTCAGAAAGCAAGAAATGGAGAGACAAAGAAGAAGCAAATAAAAATACTGCAAACATTAGCTTTGACTTGCGACAGTCCAAAGAAGACCTCGTTTACTTGGATATGGACAACTTAGCCAACTTAATTGAAAAAGTTGACCCTTTAAAACAAGCAGGACTATCAAGGGATGCAAAGGAATATAAGCCTATCCGTGATGCAATGGCTCATACTGCTTTGTTAACGCAAAACGCTAAGCAGCGACTAAACTCAACCTATGAAAATATTAAGGCAAGAATTAAAAAAATACTCGGATGA
- a CDS encoding DNA cytosine methyltransferase, which yields MKPTKRKQNLPKVSGVDLFCGVGGLTHGLIKSGIKVRAGIDLDTSCKYAYEVNNKAEFIGADITEITGEQIQKYWQDDEVKILVGCAPCQPFSTHANKVKDQDKEQGDKWNLLKEFIRLVRETTPDIISMENVTNLSNKQVFRDFVGQLEELKYNVKYQNVYCPDYGIPQKRRRLVLLASRFGELNLIAPTHKKEKYKTVRDAISHLEPIECGEISEKDKLHFTTKLTDINLQRIRASVPNGTWEDWDANLWLECHKKESGKTYKAVYGRMSWDEPAPTITTQFYNYGTGRFGHPEQDRALTIREASILQSFPPKYKFVDKSQEVMLTRIGTHIGNAVPVNLGLAIGKSIIKHLNEISNG from the coding sequence ATGAAACCGACAAAGAGAAAGCAAAATCTGCCGAAAGTTTCGGGGGTTGACTTATTTTGCGGAGTGGGTGGACTGACTCACGGACTTATAAAATCAGGGATAAAAGTAAGAGCGGGCATAGACCTTGACACAAGTTGTAAATACGCATATGAAGTAAATAACAAAGCTGAATTTATTGGAGCGGACATTACGGAAATAACAGGTGAACAAATCCAAAAATATTGGCAGGATGATGAAGTGAAAATTTTAGTGGGTTGCGCTCCTTGTCAGCCATTTTCCACTCACGCAAACAAAGTAAAAGACCAAGACAAAGAACAAGGAGATAAGTGGAATCTTTTAAAAGAGTTTATCCGATTGGTAAGAGAAACCACACCAGACATTATTTCAATGGAGAATGTTACAAATCTTTCAAACAAACAAGTGTTTAGAGACTTTGTGGGTCAACTTGAAGAATTAAAATACAATGTTAAATATCAGAATGTCTATTGCCCTGACTATGGTATTCCTCAAAAGAGAAGACGATTGGTATTACTTGCTTCTCGTTTCGGTGAGTTAAATTTAATTGCCCCTACCCATAAAAAAGAAAAATACAAAACCGTTCGAGATGCCATTTCACATTTGGAGCCAATTGAATGTGGCGAAATAAGTGAAAAAGATAAACTTCACTTCACCACTAAGCTAACAGACATCAACTTACAAAGAATCAGGGCGTCTGTTCCTAACGGAACTTGGGAAGATTGGGATGCAAATCTTTGGTTGGAGTGCCATAAAAAAGAATCAGGAAAAACATATAAAGCTGTTTATGGTAGAATGTCGTGGGACGAACCTGCACCGACTATTACAACACAATTTTACAACTATGGAACAGGTCGGTTTGGTCATCCTGAACAGGACAGAGCATTGACCATTCGTGAAGCATCAATTCTTCAAAGTTTTCCTCCGAAGTATAAGTTTGTTGATAAAAGTCAAGAAGTTATGCTAACACGCATCGGCACACATATAGGTAATGCAGTTCCAGTCAATCTTGGTTTAGCCATTGGAAAGAGCATAATCAAACATTTAAACGAAATCAGCAATGGATAA
- a CDS encoding tyrosine-type recombinase/integrase, whose amino-acid sequence MPTALFGKEKKNRYTLLGNKTLDTLRLYIKEYQPKDCLFEGSNGGQYSIRSVQNILKISLKKVGIHKNISVHSLRHSFAKHWLGI is encoded by the coding sequence ATCCCCACTGCGTTATTTGGAAAAGAAAAAAAGAACCGATACACTCTATTAGGAAATAAGACATTGGATACTTTGCGGTTATATATCAAGGAATACCAACCAAAAGATTGTTTGTTTGAGGGATCAAATGGGGGGCAATATTCAATCAGAAGTGTTCAGAACATACTAAAAATCTCTTTAAAGAAAGTTGGGATTCATAAAAATATTTCTGTACATTCGTTGCGTCATTCTTTTGCTAAACACTGGCTTGGGATATGA